From one Henningerozyma blattae CBS 6284 chromosome 1, complete genome genomic stretch:
- the PEX7 gene encoding Pex7p (similar to Saccharomyces cerevisiae PEX7 (YDR142C); ancestral locus Anc_8.316), translating to MLEFNLNGFSGYGVQYSPFFDSKIAVVSGANYGLSGQGKLSILNLTGNRQMQESASVITNDCLFDLAWSEINPTQVLVAQGDGTLTLFDLTNKLQQIQIYKEHYSEVFSCNWNMLTRRTFISGSWDGKVKIWDCARSESVLTLRNNRSLGHTGEHIETKALQRNSKNKDCIYQALFSPHDPNMAMCCSGNSYLTFFDLRQPNQQNSILAHSGLETLSCDYNKYRSYIVASAGVDKAIRIWDLRMIKNKPHNMFADISSYNCTNEVVNAHELAIRKILWSPHHSNYFLTTSYDLTCRVWQDLSHDGTRQVWKTNSTEPGKGCRYKFNKHTEFVLGADWSLWGQPGFVASTAWDGKVFIWNAFE from the coding sequence ATGTTAGAATTCAATTTAAATGGATTCAGTGGGTACGGTGTACAATATTCTCCCTTCTTTGACTCAAAAATTGCAGTGGTTTCAGGTGCAAATTATGGTCTATCAGGTCAAGGGAAACTGTCTATTCTTAATTTAACAGGAAATAGACAGATGCAAGAAAGTGCATCAGTGATTACTAATGattgtttatttgatttagcTTGGAGTGAAATTAATCCCACTCAGGTATTGGTTGCACAGGGTGATGGTACTCTTACTTTATTCGACCTTACAAATAAACTTCAACAAATTCAGATATATAAGGAACATTATAGTGAAGTATTTTCCTGTAATTGGAATATGTTGACTAGAAGAACCTTTATATCAGGATCATGGGATGGGAAAGTGAAAATATGGGATTGTGCAAGAAGTGAAAGTGTTCTTACCTTGCGTAATAACCGATCTTTAGGTCATACTGGCGAACATATCGAAACAAAAGCTTTACaaagaaattcaaagaaTAAAGATTGCATATACCAAGCCTTATTTTCCCCACATGATCCTAATATGGCCATGTGTTGTTCAGGAAATTCttatttaacattttttgaTCTTCGACAGCCTAATCAACAGAATAGTATTCTTGCTCATTCAGGTCTTGAGACATTATCCTGtgattataataaatatagaagTTACATAGTGGCTTCCGCCGGCGTCGACAAGGCTATAAGGATATGGGACCTTCGAATGATTAAAAACAAGCCACATAATATGTTTGCAGATATTAGTTCTTATAATTGTACTAATGAAGTCGTAAACGCTCATGAGTTAGCAATTAGAAAGATATTATGGTCACCACATCAttccaattattttttaacaacTTCATACGATCTTACGTGCCGCGTATGGCAAGATCTTAGTCATGATGGTACTAGACAAGTTTGGAAAACAAATAGTACGGAACCAGGGAAAGGATGCcgttataaatttaataaacataCTGAATTTGTTCTTGGTGCTGATTGGAGTCTTTGGGGCCAACCTGGGTTTGTAGCTTCGACAGCTTGGGATGGGAAAGTTTTCATTTGGAATGCCTTTGAGTAG
- the SAN1 gene encoding ubiquitin-protein ligase SAN1 (similar to Saccharomyces cerevisiae SAN1 (YDR143C); ancestral locus Anc_8.317), whose protein sequence is MSTRQADDNDSNEADSSRNPHNDNTTTNASSSTPLTLNNQLNNNSFGINENVSSTVNATTRDSSDSNNNSNTNNSNTSNQGTATNTSNLSSTNIPINPDHPDTRNITVSIQYSLLNPQTRLTTSNNMASNFSFNPSTALNGSSTSETPDRTSNGSQLAPDNIPNRQANGTLVLSFRDVPVSTPSDTLESVISVAAELATRRFVDIMTQSNGISQKDFENLSILKLNSLPTSTELCSICMEPYEEEPSATLSKKRSRDLDRLEDSKAKKPRSMESNSTESNSTAVSTNSVDNGIAQFNETTQLTTVAPSSMDSTIPTSSTPDENKKHEYHNSPVQLSCKHIFCRSCLYEWSKLKNSCPLCRKKIVETPTVENNIQNDANSNEAFERIRRILYNNHNLNSETNTPTEGSDNNTTNPSSSQTGNSTNGPLPMGNSANSNTFSMSRSGIVILRPTNILPRNPPTQSNNQESNNSSTTNNTSTEGAPANSTNVSGIRWVPIPVTFISLNNGERPNTVMTPNRSNSNTASTNANSNGNTQTSENTNDGTPNYSHLRSMLNHVFNTTDRINTQEQNTSNNDSNDTTNSSNNNNTSLPGRMTSLLSSLMSASGNNRNADTTDINNTTNNVVSNPPNTIFTTGVASYRSQDGEVRTVNLHGNENNEINQSNIQNNTQTNTTPATATSTNDSNEQENIPNTDTNDPSI, encoded by the coding sequence ATGAGTACACGACAGGCAGATGATAACGATTCCAATGAGGCTGATTCCTCAAGAAATCCACACAATGATAATACAACCACTAATGCTTCAAGCAGCACCCCTttaactttaaataatcaacTGAATAACAATTCTTTTGGAATTAATGAGAATGTTTCAAGTACTGTAAATGCTACAACTCGTGATTCAAGcgattcaaataataatagcaatacaaacaattcaaatacCAGCAATCAAGGTACTGCCACAAATACAAGCAATTTATCTTCCACAAATATACCGATTAATCCTGATCATCCTGATACTAGAAATATCACTGTATCTATTCAGTACTCTCTTCTAAATCCTCAGACCAGACTAACCACTAGTAATAATATGGCTTCTAATTTCTCTTTTAATCCGTCTACTGCCTTAAATGGTTCTAGTACAAGTGAAACACCAGATAGAACTAGTAATGGATCACAATTGGCGCCTGATAATATCCCAAATAGACAGGCCAATGGAACTCTGGTTCTTTCCTTTAGAGACGTTCCGGTATCAACTCCCTCAGATACTTTGGAATCAGTGATATCTGTTGCTGCAGAATTAGCTACACGTCGATTTGTTGATATAATGACTCAGAGTAATGGTATATCTCaaaaagattttgaaaacctatccattttaaaattaaactcTTTACCTACTTCAACTGAACTTTGTAGTATATGCATGGAACCGTATGAAGAAGAACCATCAGCTACGCTTTCCAAGAAAAGATCAAGAGATTTGGATAGATTGGAAGATTCAAAAGCAAAGAAACCAAGATCTATGGAATCAAATTCCACAGAATCAAACTCTACAGCAGTTTCTACAAACTCTGTTGATAATGGTATAGCACAATTCAATGAAACTACACAATTGACTACTGTAGCCCCATCTTCTATGGATTCAACAATTCCAACCTCATCTACACCAGATGAAAATAAGAAACATGAATATCATAATTCACCAGTCCAATTATCTTGCAAACATATATTTTGTCGTTCATGTTTATATGAGTGgtctaaattaaaaaattcatgCCCGTTGTGTAGAAAGAAAATTGTTGAAACTCCAACTGTGGAGAATAATATCCAAAACGatgcaaattcaaatgaagCTTTTGAAAGAATACGTAGAATCTTATACAACAATCATAATTTGAACTCAGAAACAAACACTCCTACAGAAGGTTCAGATAATAATACGACAAACCCCTCCTCCTCTCAAACTGGTAATTCCACCAATGGGCCATTACCAATGGGGAACTCTGCTAATTCAAATACGTTTTCTATGTCAAGATCAggtattgttattttaaGACCTACAAACATTCTTCCTCGTAATCCACCTACTCAAAGCAATAATCaagaatcaaataattcctCAACCACAAATAATACTTCTACAGAAGGAGCACCAGCTAATTCTACAAATGTTTCCGGAATCCGTTGGGTTCCAATTCCAGTAACATTTATTTCCTTAAACAATGGTGAAAGACCTAACACAGTAATGACACCAAATAGATCAAATTCCAATACTGCTTCAACTAATGCGAATAGCAATGGAAATACCCAAACATCTGAAAATACAAACGATGGCACTCCAAATTATTCTCATTTAAGATCCATGTTAAATCATGTTTTTAATACCACTGATAGAATTAATACACAAGAACAAAATACTTCgaataatgattcaaatgataCAACAAATagttctaataataacaacacTTCACTTCCAGGCAGAATGACCTCTTTACTTTCCAGTTTAATGTCTGCATCTGGAAACAATAGAAATGCTGATACTACCGACATAAACAATACGACAAATAATGTAGTGTCAAATCCCCcaaatacaatttttaCCACTGGTGTAGCAAGTTATAGAAGTCAAGATGGTGAAGTAAGAACAGTAAATCTTCATggaaatgaaaataatgaaataaatcaatcaaATATCCAAAACAATACTCAAACAAATACCACACCAGCAACTGCCACCTCGACAAATGATTCCAATGAACAGGAGAATATACCTAATACAGATACCAATGATCCATCTATTTGa
- the TBLA0A03910 gene encoding uncharacterized protein (similar to Saccharomyces cerevisiae MKC7 (YDR144C) and YPS1 (YLR120C); ancestral locus Anc_8.318) — protein MKFTNSIAISALALLQQFQSASALIWNREQVEAKEAKNIQPIKPKFLELKFDRHYGESYEDSTLGKDGAVHLEKRTFDSAYNGSYEDVILTNQLTFYSVELDIGTPAQKVTVVVDTGSSDLWITETSNPFCSTGDDDTEDSVWSPFLLKDKIDPRVLKHKGKRTTSIDVTATATTGSINISIDLGSNFTLPPEFLINCTEFGTFNTKKSSTFKNNHTDFFISYGDNTFASGYWGRDVLSFQDINVTGLSFGVANVTNSTVGVLGIGLPELESTYFGTVNSVNESSYIYNNFPQVLKNSGIINKTAYSLFLNKSDSTQGSLLLGAVDTSKFADKLYTVPMLNINPSKGYTDPSAFLVLMQKMTRYKYGQGHLVPSSRIPVLLDSGTTMVYLPRSIVEQIMRHEEAQYVEELDLYQIKCPSPNKKNQTSFSFDFGGFQIKASLSDFIVPTDNGQCIFGMIPQDMNVGILGDSFLTHAYVVYDLEDYEISMAQAVYDGGEPNYIPIVSTVPSAVRAKYYSATDLPSGFAIDSYNNTSKRPKDKTTFSVQADLRNTISGDITTTIEEDSAKTETKHSNAGVATVPTYSSIIFTFLLSILI, from the coding sequence ATGAAATTTACAAATAGCATTGCAATTTCAGCTCTGGCTCTATTGCAACAATTTCAAAGTGCATCTGCTTTAATTTGGAATAGAGAACAAGTAGAAGCTAAAGAAGCAAAAAACATCCAACCAATAAAACcaaaatttttagaattaaagTTCGATAGACATTATGGTGAATCATATGAAGATTCCACTCTTGGTAAAGATGGGGCAGTCCACTTAGAAAAGAGGACTTTTGATAGTGCATACAATGGAAGTTATGAGGACGTTATTCTAACGAACCAGCTCACCTTCTATTCTGTCGAGTTGGATATTGGTACACCTGCTCAGAAAGTCACCGTCGTGGTGGATACGGGCTCGTCAGATTTATGGATAACCGAGACTAGTAATCCATTTTGCTCTACCGGTGACGATGATACAGAAGATTCTGTATGGTctccatttttattaaaagataagATTGATCCCAGAGTACTAAAGCACAAGGGTAAGAGGACTACTAGTATTGATGTAACTGCTACAGCTACGACTGGTAGTATTAACATATCTATAGACCTTGGCTCAAATTTTACTCTCCCACCTGAGTTTTTAATAAACTGTACCGAATTTGGTACCTTCAATACCAAAAAATCATCTACTTTCAAAAACAACCATACAGatttctttattagttACGGTGATAACACTTTTGCTAGTGGATATTGGGGTCGTGATGTTTTAAGTTTCCAAGATATTAATGTCACTGGATTATCCTTTGGTGTAGCTAATGTGACTAATTCTACAGTAGGTGTACTAGGTATTGGGTTACCAGAGCTAGAATCAACTTATTTTGGTACAGTCAATTCTGTAAATGAAAGttcttatatttataataatttccctcaagttttgaaaaattcaggTATCATTAACAAGACTGcttattcattatttttaaataaatcagATTCTACACAAGGATCTTTATTGCTTGGTGCCGTTGATACAAGTAAGTTCGCCgataaattatatacaGTTCCAATGTTGAATATTAATCCATCGAAGGGTTACACGGATCCATCTGCTTTTCTTGTCTTAATGCAAAAGATGACAAGATATAAATATGGTCAAGGTCATCTTGTTCCATCCTCCAGAATTCCTGTGTTATTAGATTCCGGTACTACTATGGTCTATCTACCAAGATCTATTGTTGAACAAATAATGCGTCATGAAGAGGCACAGTATGTGGAAGAGTTGGATTTGTATCAAATTAAATGTCCTTCaccaaataaaaagaatcaAACTAGTTTCAGTTTTGACTTTGGAGGGTTCCAAATTAAGGCAAGCTTATCTGATTTTATTGTCCCAACTGATAACGGACAATGTATCTTTGGTATGATTCCTCAGGATATGAACGTGGGTATTTTGGGTGATTCTTTCTTAACACATGCATATGTAGTCTACGATCTTGAAGATTATGAAATTTCTATGGCTCAAGCTGTATACGATGGTGGTGAACCAAATTACATACCAATCGTTAGTACTGTTCCATCTGCAGTTAGAGCCAAGTACTATTCTGCCACTGACCTGCCATCAGGGTTTGCTATTGACAGCTACAACAACACTTCTAAGAGACCTAAGGACAAAACAACATTTTCTGTACAAGCTGATCTAAGAAACACAATTTCTGGAGACATCACGACCactattgaagaagatagTGCTAAGACCGAAACAAAGCACTCGAATGCTGGTGTTGCAACAGTCCCTACTTATTCTTCTATCATATTCACATTCTTACTTTccattttgatttaa
- the APC2 gene encoding anaphase promoting complex subunit 2 (similar to Saccharomyces cerevisiae APC2 (YLR127C); ancestral locus Anc_8.321) produces the protein MSLINELTLTDIKQQLKESSKLLSPYKDISDELETLLIWLDPNDPNSNHHLHPPTLQLKTIIKQITPSSDIYKDPSNSIKNNIQNWLKLFYVYQVRTYFFKKIDNIRQYKDMIKLEKYYQFPLQFIPLFTFQEWCFELLSLRHYILHQNKEFTQKIILELRQLIKEEDFETSLDIVTWIREVDSNLLSENFILDILLEKITLYCEQTMKGNWTRRYLVMETYNTFMMNYWLNFTQLLNCKEDNHKITNILFKYFEKQFIKIRIQEIFKICILSYPDTKPTLLELRNLLVTYNFFQKLVVNFLSAFERIVLTPTINTIDCLLAYIRTVKSFQILDPSGRYLYSITNYINPHFRERKMLAPILLHAILALPKIDLENAIYPIKVSSISLKLIINELEDPELGIENTSTKKNSIKKFNEILSPKRFNNHNSSEYLPDLLQNTSSEDSNSTLLVQKVVKQFLTWVPIPNDIATNDTKKLYSSTNLLDILLNIFESKEFLLTEFSKLLSKRLLITKNYKLEGKWGACLQLLRKRFSSGSDNYTNTNLADTDNLVNGENLKITNMNVMLSDLNYSSELCKIFHHANGVNTRVYPKFISSHYWVDLDDENVSNGPNEETNHFQIPPSLLGYFEEYAKLYEDLNEGRKVDIWPNEGVIEIKLSFEDGRVLEIDATLPQYALLQYIQEKNAIMQNNQGFTVNELSVPLNLSLQNVTELVDFWLKKNVLKKVDDKYSILEYK, from the coding sequence ATGTCACTAATAAATGAACTTACGCTTACAGATATCAAACAACAGTTAAAAgaatcttcaaaattattgagTCCGTATAAAGATATATCAGATGAGTTAGAAACTTTACTTATTTGGCTTGATCCTAATGACCCAAACAGTAATCATCATTTACATCCTCCAACATTACAACttaaaactattattaaacaaataaCTCCAAGTTCagatatttataaagaCCCTTcaaattctattaaaaataatattcaaaactggttaaaattattttatgtTTATCAAGTTAgaacatatttttttaaaaaaatagataatatTAGACAATATAAAGATATGATCAAACTTgagaaatattatcaattccCACTTCAATTTATCCCACTTTTCACATTTCAAGAATGGTGTTTTGAATTACTGTCATTACGGCACTATATATTACatcaaaataaagaattcacacaaaaaattatattagaACTCagacaattaataaaagaagaagattttgAAACTTCTTTAGATATAGTCACTTGGATTAGAGAAGTtgattctaatttattatctgaGAATTTCAtattagatattttattggaGAAAATAACTTTATATTGTGAACAGACAATGAAAGGAAATTGGACTCGAAGATATCTTGTTATGGAGACTTATAATACCTttatgatgaattattggTTAAATTTTAcacaattattaaattgtaAAGAAGATAATCATAAgattacaaatattttattcaaatattttgaaaagcaatttataaaaattcgAATCCAAGAAATATTCAAGATTTGTATATTATCCTATCCTGATACTAAACCTACATTATTAGAGCTTCGAAACTTACTTGTCacatataattttttccaaaaattagtagtgaattttttaagtgcttttgaaagaattgtATTAACCCCTACAATAAATACTATTGATTGCCTCTTGGCATATATTCGTACCGTAAAatcatttcaaatattagatCCATCTGGTAGATATCTTTATTCTATAACGAATTATATTAATCCTCATTTtagagaaagaaaaatgttGGCTCCAATTTTATTACATGCAATCTTAGCTTTACCAAAGATAGATTTGGAGAATGCCATATACCCAATAAAAGTTAGTAGTATTTCATTAAAACTTATTATTAACGAGTTAGAGGACCCTGAACTTGGTATCGAAAATACATCAActaagaaaaattcaattaagaaatttaatgaaattctGAGTCCGAAGAGatttaataatcataatagCTCTGAATATCTACCAgatttattacaaaatacTTCTTCTGAGGATAGTAATTCCACTTTATTAGTACAAAAAGTGGTCAAACAATTTTTAACTTGGGTACCTATACCAAATGATATTGCAACTAATGATACCAAGAAACTATATTCTTCAACAAATTTACTAGATATACtactaaatatttttgagtcaaaagaatttttattaaccGAATTTAGTAAATTATTAAGTAAACGCTTATTAATAaccaaaaattataaattagaaGGCAAGTGGGGCGCTTGCTTACAATTACTTCGGAAGAGATTTAGTTCAGGATCAGATAATTATACAAATACCAATTTAGCAGATACTGACAATTTGGTCAACGGCGAGAATTTAAAGATCACCAATATGAATGTTATGTTATCCGATTTAAATTATAGTAGTGAACTTTGTAAGATATTCCATCATGCCAATGGGGTAAACACGAGGGTATACCCCAAGTTCATATCATCTCACTATTGGGTAGATCTTGATGACGAAAATGTATCGAATGGTCCAAATGAGGAGAcaaatcattttcaaatccCACCTTCCCTATTAGGctattttgaagaatatgCTAAATTATATGAGGACTTGAATGAAGGTAGAAAAGTAGACATATGGCCCAATGAAGGTGTTATAGAGATTAAGTTGAGCTTTGAAGATGGGCGTGTTCTAGAGATAGATGCCACTTTACCACAATATGCATTATTGCAATATATACAGGAGAAAAATGCCATTATGCAGAACAATCAGGGATTCACtgttaatgaattatcaGTACCACTGAACTTATCATTACAAAATGTGACGGAGCTTGTAGATTTCTGGCTGAAAAAGAATGTTTTAAAGAAAGTTGATGACAAGTATAGTATTTTAgaatacaaataa
- the DCN1 gene encoding NEDD8 ligase DCN1 (similar to Saccharomyces cerevisiae DCN1 (YLR128W); ancestral locus Anc_8.322) produces the protein MMASDQTLKEFMSLANSDLSTAQKYLKRNKWRLEYALNDFYDNEIGSFLIQDLARDNKILGIEYVRPLTELYNHYAIDSGVLGTEGLVKLVDDLGYTVDHLVTLCLAKLVGCIHFTTPILLSNFIDSLKANKCRSLEDIKNLLNEFDNKLKTNGEYYTFIYDSCFNLLLEEGKKTIDSETAQEYWDLFFACQNYPIKVQSDQYQQWFKYLSNANIKEITKDQWAMLLRFFKKFPSLSELQRKYSEDSAWPYIFDEYYEYLEDNNKI, from the coding sequence ATGATGGCTTCAGATCAGACTTTAAAAGAGTTTATGTCACTTGCAAATAGTGACCTTTCAACAgctcaaaaatatttgaaacgAAACAAATGGCGACTGGAATATGCTTTAAACGATTTCTACGATAATGAAATTGGGAGTTTTCTTATTCAAGATTTGGCAAGAGATAATAAGATTTTAGGAATCGAATATGTACGACCCCTCACCGAACTTTATAACCATTATGCAATTGATTCTGGAGTTCTGGGCACTGAAGGTTTAGTAAAATTAGTAGACGATCTTGGGTACACAGTAGATCATCTCGTAACATTATGTTTGGCCAAATTAGTGGGCTGTATTCATTTCACTACACCAATTCTACTATCCAATTTTATAGATAGCTTAAAGGCCAACAAATGTAGAAGCTTAGAAGATATTAAGAACCTATTGAATGAATTTGacaataaattaaaaacaaatggAGAGTATTATACATTTATATATGATTCCTGCTTCAATTTATTACTGGAAGAAGGTAAGAAAACAATAGATTCAGAGACTGCCCAGGAATATTGGGATTTATTCTTTGCATGTCAAAACTACCCAATTAAAGTCCAGTCAGATCAATATCAACAATGGTTCAAGTATCTCAGCAATgctaatattaaagaaatcaCAAAGGACCAATGGGCCATGCTTCTACGGtttttcaagaaattcCCCTCCCTGTCAGAACTCCAGAGGAAATACTCTGAAGATAGTGCGTGGCCCTATATTTTTGATGAATATTATGAGTATTTAGAAGATAACAACAAGATATAA
- the TBLA0A03940 gene encoding uncharacterized protein (similar to Saccharomyces cerevisiae TAF12 (YDR145W); ancestral locus Anc_8.323): MSNNNNNNNNNNNNNNTNNTASNSTSSSNSSNGSNGHSTSQNIRGHQLTPNQSAMLQQKQLMELVAKFKLLVNEAKKVGENTARGKELLMQAGKIKQIYDNFNKQRQQAIQAYKRAQNQINSPRNENSISNNSADTDSKAGTNSTAMVTAQSPGVNNNRAIPNSMSSGSNSNSSSNTSNSNISNSSGSNNNPATNEITKSRVNSNNNNNSNTNNSNNAKNGNQNNSNVQLANYIKQLLTPEQNKQYDQLVTNFQLRATNIKEKHDFLKQHISRYTAELNKPNIPALDRVKLEKKKVELMSNLKAISIQYTTLYQEFQNGKKSFYIACARQNPNLQRLLQKTSHQQQQQQQQQQQLAQQQQQQQQQQQQQQQQQQQQQQLQQQHQQHQDQKVTENKMSESVSQRNGINQDSNLTNFSPGVSGINTTGINDDKNNAINISNNINGSIDSKSESEMSVQNNTNIKETNTTNFSNVNNDSNISKSVKSTKSDQGQPVEPIKSQSQTGATTDEKLTSQSQAASSNQSNNSNSTLDASSGQSNSQNRQQSAITNVNAAASTSSKSLTKTMNIFKQTEPLLPISEHLTTKIPEAIPYRNNRPTLTGGTAMNTSVLNTPVLTKLPPYEIDTQRVMLKRKLKEVVRSVGVDDGDGETVIGGDVEEALLDLADNFVTSVTTFACKIAKHRKSDSLDVGDIQLHLEKNWNIRIPSYSMDVIRSSRKWNPTASYNQKLNSLNPGKGSSGKHSHSNNKSSTSKMK, encoded by the coding sequence AtgagtaataataataataataataataataataacaataataataatacaaataatactgCTAGTAATAGTACTAGTTCTAGTAATTCAAGCAATGGTAGTAATGGTCATTCCACGTCACAAAATATTAGGGGTCACCAATTGACACCAAACCAATCGGCAATGCTTCAACAGAAACAATTAATGGAATTGGTTGCCAAATTTAAACTTCTTGTAAATGAAGCTAAAAAAGTAGGAGAAAATACTGCCAGAGGTAAAGAGTTATTGATGCAAGCCGGTAAGATAAAACAGAtatatgataattttaataagcAAAGACAACAAGCAATTCAGGCGTATAAAAGAGctcaaaatcaaataaattccCCAAGGAatgaaaattcaatttccAATAATTCTGCTGATACAGACTCTAAGGCAGGCACTAATTCGACAGCAATGGTTACAGCACAGTCCCCTGGCGTGAATAACAATAGGGCTATTCCTAATAGCATGAGTAGCGGAAGTAATTCAAATAGCAGTAGTAATACTAGCAATAGTAATATTTCTAACAGTAGTggatctaataataatccagcaacaaatgaaattacAAAGTCAAGGGTAAACtcaaacaacaacaataatagcaatactaataatagtaataacgCTAAGAATggaaatcaaaataatagcAATGTTCAGTTGgcaaattatattaaacaGTTATTAACACCTgaacaaaataaacaatacGATCAATTAGTTActaattttcaattaagagctactaatattaaagaaaaacatgattttttaaaacaacaTATTTCTAGATATACTGCTGAATTGAATAAACCTAACATTCCTGCTTTGGATAGGGTGAAACtggaaaagaaaaaagttGAATTAATGTCAAATTTGAAAGCTATTAGTATTCAATACACAACGTTATACCAAGAATTCCAAAATGGTAAGAAGTCGTTCTATATTGCATGTGCTAGACAGAACCCTAATTTGCAAAGACTTTTGCAAAAAACATCACAtcaacaacagcaacaacagcaacaacagcaacaattagcccaacaacaacagcagcagcagcagcagcagcagcagcagcagcagcagcagcagcagcaacaacaacttCAACAACAACACCAACAACATCAAGATCAAAAAGTaacagaaaataaaatgtcAGAATCAGTCTCTCAACGTAATGGTATTAATCAAGACTCAAatttaactaatttttCTCCAGGTGTTTCTGGAATTAATACAACTGGTATAAAcgatgataaaaataatgcaattaatattagtaataatataaatggCAGTATAGACAGTAAAAGTGAAAGTGAAATGAGCgttcaaaataatactaatataaAAGAGACTAATACTACTAACTTTTCAAatgttaataatgattctaaTATAAGCAAATCTGTTAAAAGCACTAAATCAGACCAAGGGCAACCAGTAGAACCTATTAAAAGTCAATCTCAAACAGGAGCCACTACGGATGAAAAACTTACATCTCAAAGCCAAGCTGCATCATCTAATCAATCTAATAACTCAAATAGCACATTGGATGCTTCTTCGGGTCAGTCTAACTCTCAGAATAGGCAGCAATCGGCAATTACTAATGTGAATGCAGCAGCTTCGACATCTTCAAAGAGTCTTACTAAAActatgaatatatttaaacaaaCTGAGCCACTTCTTCCTATTTCTGAACATCTAACAACCAAAATTCCAGAAGCTATACcatatagaaataatagGCCAACATTAACAGGCGGTACAGCCATGAATACAAGTGTATTAAATACTCCGGTATTAACTAAACTGCCGCCTTATGAAATTGATACCCAGCGTGTTATGCTGAAAAGAAAGCTTAAAGAAGTTGTACGGAGTGTTGGTGTTGATGATGGTGATGGTGAAACGGTTATAGGCGGTGATGTTGAAGAAgcattattagatttagCAGACAACTTTGTTACAAGTGTTACAACATTTGCTTGTAAAATAGCGAAGCATAGAAAATCTGATAGTTTAGATGTTGGTGATATTCAATTGcatcttgaaaaaaattggaatatCAGAATTCCATCTTATTCAATGGACGTTATTAGAAGCTCTAGAAAATGGAATCCAACTGCATCTTATAAccaaaaattgaattccCTAAACCCTGGAAAAGGTAGTTCTGGGAAGCATTCacattctaataataaatcaagtACTTCAAagatgaaataa